The following coding sequences are from one Musa acuminata AAA Group cultivar baxijiao chromosome BXJ1-6, Cavendish_Baxijiao_AAA, whole genome shotgun sequence window:
- the LOC135676537 gene encoding LRR receptor-like serine/threonine-protein kinase FLS2, with amino-acid sequence MKTAVLISKLESNLSFRLPLPVLSLVYHLREEMALRETLPLLLLLLCSLMAAEVATSGRSISDVPVEALLAFKASISDDPLGALADWNTTIHHCNWSGLTCDPSTDAVISISLPQMHLRGRLSPYLGNISTLQFLDLTANYFFGPVPPELGLLPQLSEFGLSENLLSGLIPSEFGSLESLQWLDVSNNSFSGSIPDSICNCTSLLILILGSNNLTGTIPSCIGNLINLQFFTAYYNYLIGPLPDSFERLTNLQTLDLSVNQLSGTIPPALGNFSHLEVVQLYENSFVGVIPPELGQCSNLTLLNIYSNQLSGSIPPQLGELHKLKALRVHDNKLNSTIPASLSRCKSLVSLGLSENELTGRIPSEFGSLTSVQWLSLHVNRLTGEIPPSLMNLTNLRYLSLSENSLSGPIPPNIGSLHKLEFLVIHHNSLDGPIPVSITNCSHLFNVSVTNNKFTGGLPFGLGKLQNFTFFSVGSNLLSGSVPEDLFNCSKLKTLDLAVNKLTGSLSPEIGKLTNLGILQLQHNSLSGLIPPEIGNLSMLFKLQLHSNNFVGQVPTEISKLSSLQGLFLGKNSLEGEIPKQVFQLERLVLLDLQFNRFVGPIPDAMGNLQQLAYLYLNDNMINGSIPQAMKNLRRLLMLDLSHNRLSGSIPGAVMASMSNMQMYLNLSNNMFVGSLPMEIGGLEMVQEIDLSNNQLSGSIPASLKACKNLDSLDISANKFSGELPASIFPQLDLLTSLNLSNNELYGQLPSSISELKSLVSLDVSHNRFSGQIPESLANLTSLQTLNLSFNQFEGFIPKGGIFSNLSSSNLEGNPALCGSTSSSTCKKGSQKLTTKALIIVITLCSLFVFLLVLFVGLICFWKRDKNQFSHHAMELSTELPLIPDLKRFTRSELEVATESFSEENVIGRSNLSTVYKGRLEGDEHFVAVKRLNLEQFPVESDKCFFTELKVLSRLKHRNLVKVLGYAWESGKMKALTLEFMENGNLESIIHSPQINRLRWTIYERLQVCISVANGLAYLHSGYDFPIVHCDLKPSNILLDRDWVAHVSDFGTARMLGVHLQDGSNQTSSAAFQGTIGYMAPEFAYMRRASTKVDVFSFGVVMMELFTKRRPTGLIEENGISLTLQQLVEKAIVTGLDSVLQIIDGDMNLASEIEEERVTGVLELALSCTSFSAEDRPDMNEVLLSLLRLIGDKN; translated from the exons ATGAAAACCGCAGTTCTTATCAGCAAGTTGGAATCCAATTTAAGCTTTCGTCTTCCTCTCCCTGTCCTCTCACTTGTCTACCATCTTCGTGAGGAAATGGCGCTAAGAGAGACTTTACCGCTGTTGCTGCTGCTCCTCTGCTCCCTAATGGCTGCAGAGGTGGCGACCTCAGGGAGGTCTATCTCCGATGTCCCAGTCGAGGCTTTGCTGGCCTTCAAGGCCTCCATCTCCGATGACCCTCTCGGCGCACTGGCCGATTGGAACACCACCATTCATCACTGCAACTGGAGCGGGCTGACCTGTGACCCATCAACCGATGCCGTCATCTCCATCAGCCTTCCCCAGATGCATCTCAGGGGCAGGCTATCCCCGTATCTCGGAAACATCTCCACTCTCCAATTCCTTGATCTCACTGCCAACTACTTCTTCGGTCCGGTCCCTCCTGAACTCGGACTTCTGCCTCAACTCAGTGAGTTTGGTCTGAGTGAGAATCTTCTGTCAGGGCTGATACCTTCAGAATTTGGTAGCTTGGAAAGTCTTCAGTGGTTGGATGTAAGCAACAATTCCTTCAGTGGAAGCATCCCGGACAGCATCTGCAACTGCACATCTCTCTTAATTCTAATCCTCGGTTCGAATAATCTGACTGGTACGATCCCTTCATGCATCGGTAACTTGATAAATCTTCAGTTCTTCACGGCGTATTACAATTATCTCATCGGTCCCTTGCCTGATTCATTTGAAAGGCTAACAAATCTGCAGACGCTAGACCTTAGTGTGAATCAGTTGTCAGGAACTATACCTCCTGCGCTCGGTAACTTCTCGCATTTGGAAGTTGTTCAGCTTTACGAGAACAGTTTTGTTGGTGTCATCCCTCCTGAGCTAGGCCAGTGCTCAAACCTGACCTTGTTGAACATTTACAGCAATCAACTCAGTGGCAGCATTCCCCCTCAGCTCGGAGAATTACACAAGCTAAAAGCTTTACGTGTACATGACAACAAGTTGAATTCAACGATTCCTGCTTCCCTATCCCGTTGCAAGTCGTTAGTCTCTCTTGGTCTTTCTGAGAATGAGCTAACCGGTCGAATTCCATCTGAATTTGGGTCTCTTACTTCAGTTCAGTGGCTTTCTCTTCATGTCAACAGACTGACAGGAGAAATCCCTCCATCGTTGATGAACTTGACGAACCTCAGGTACCTGTCCTTGAGTGAGAATTCACTGTCAGGACCGATACCGCCGAACATAGGATCACTCCACAAGCTGGAGTTTTTGGTCATTCACCACAACTCTTTGGATGGCCCGATTCCAGTGAGCATCACCAATTGTTCTCATCTATTCAATGTAAGTGTTACTAACAACAAGTTCACAGGGGGATTACCTTTTGGGTTGGGTAAGTTGCAGAACTTCACGTTCTTCTCGGTTGGATCTAATTTGCTCTCTGGAAGCGTTCCTGAAGATCTGTTCAACTGTAGCAAGCTCAAAACTCTGGACTTGGCAGTCAACAAGTTAACTGGCTCACTCAGTCCAGAgattggaaaactaaccaacttagGGATCTTACAGTTGCAGCATAATTCCTTGTCTGGATTGATTCCACCAGAGATTGGAAATCTTAGCATGTTGTTCAAATTACAGCTTCATAGCAATAATTTTGTTGGTCAGGTTCCTACAGAGATCTCAAAGCTGTCAAGTCTTCAGGGACTCTTCCTTGGAAAGAATTCTCTTGAAGGAGAGATTCCCAAGCAGGTGTTTCAACTGGAACGGCTTGTTCTGTTGGATCTGCAGTTCAACAGGTTTGTAGGGCCTATCCCAGATGCCATGGGAAATCTCCAACAGCTCGCTTATCTGTACCTCAACGATAACATGATTAATGGCTCAATTCCACAAGCTATGAAGAATCTGCGGCGACTTCTCATGTTGGATCTTTCACATAATCGGCTAAGCGGATCGATTCCAGGTGCTGTGATGGCAAGCATGTCAAACATGCAGATGTACTTGAATCTATCAAATAATATGTTTGTAGGTTCTCTGCCAATGGAAATTGGTGGTCTAGAAATGGTTCAAGAAATTGATCTCTCAAACAACCAACTGTCAGGGAGTATTCCTGCTTCGCTGAAGGCCTGTAAAAACTTGGACTCGCTGGACATCTCTGCTAATAAATTTTCAGGTGAGCTACCTGCCAGTATTTTTCCTCAGCTTGACTTGCTTACTAGCTTGAATCTCTCAAACAATGAGTTATACGGACAACTTCCCAGCAGCATATCAGAGCTAAAGAGCCTTGTCTCCCTTGATGTTTCTCACAATCGGTTCAGCGGACAGATACCAGAGAGCTTGGCTAATCTTACAAGCTTACAAACACTCAACCTTTCTTTCAATCAGTTCGAAGGGTTCATTCCAAAAGGTGGGATATTTAGTAATTTGTCTTCATCGAATTTGGAAGGAAATCCTGCACTATGTGgctcaacttcttcttctacctGCAAGAAAGGAAGCCAGAAGTTGACAACAAAGGCATTGATCATTGTTATTACATTATGCTCTCTATTTGTTTTCCTGCTAGTGCTTTTTGTGGGACTGATCTGCTTCTGGAAACGTGATAAAAATCAATTCTCACATCACGCCATGGAGCTTAGTACTGAACTTCCCCTCATCCCAGACCTGAAAAGATTCACACGGAGTGAGCTAGAGGTTGCTACAGAGTCATTTAGTGAAGAAAATGTGATAGGTCGGAGCAATTTGAGCACTGTCTACAAAGGAAGGCTTGAAGGTGATGAGCACTTTGTAGCTGTGAAGAGGCTAAACTTGGAGCAGTTTCCTGTTGAGTCTGATAAATGCTTTTTCACTGAACTGAAGGTTTTGAGCAGATTGAAGCACAGGAATTTGGTTAAGGTGTTGGGCTATGCTTGGGAATCAGGGAAAATGAAAGCTCTAACTCTGGAGTTCATGGAGAATGGAAATCTGGAAAGCATCATACACAGTCCACAAATCAATCGTTTGAGGTGGACAATCTATGAAAGGTTGCAGGTCTGCATCTCTGTTGCAAACGGGCTTGCTTACCTGCACTCAGGCTATGACTTCCCTATAGTTCACTGTGATCTCAAGCCATCAAACATCCTTTTGGATAGAGATTGGGTTGCCCATGTGAGTGACTTTGGTACAGCTCGCATGTTGGGAGTTCATTTGCAGGATGGAAGCAACCAGACCTCATCTGCAGCCTTCCAAGGCACCATTGGCTACATGGCACCAG AGTTTGCATACATGAGGAGAGCGAGCACAAAAGTGGATGTGTTCAGCTTTGGAGTGGTTATGATGGAGCTATTCACCAAGAGAAGGCCTACAGGATTgattgaagaaaatggtatttccCTTACATTGCAGCAGCTTGTGGAGAAGGCCATTGTCACTGGACTCGACAGTGTTCTCCAAATAATAGACGGCGACATGAACCTCGCGAGTGAGATAGAAGAAGAAAGAGTGACGGGGGTGTTGGAGTTAGCTTTGTCATGCACTAGCTTTTCTGCAGAGGACCGGCCAGACATGAACGAAGTGCTCTTATCGTTGCTGAGACTGATCGGGGACAAGAATTAG